A stretch of DNA from Poecilia reticulata strain Guanapo linkage group LG18, Guppy_female_1.0+MT, whole genome shotgun sequence:
GGGGACGCCAGTCCCTCGTGGTGGTGGACTCCTCTTTGGGGTAGAAGGGGCTTGAGCGGCGAGCCTCAGCTGGAAGTCCCCTCTCTACTTCTGTATttggaggaagagagggaggtaAAGGAGTGGATGGGGGACTTACTTGGGGCTGAGGGGGAAAACCTAATGAGGCGAGTCGGGTGGTGGGAGCAGCCTACGATTCGCCGCCGGCGTAGCTCCAAAGAGGCCAAAGATTCTTCTCTGGACGAGCTGAAAGATGCTCTTGCGTCCTCCTtgtcttcctccacctcctctccaGCATCCATCTTTTCCGACATCTCGAACTTCAAACGCAAAACTGAAGTCCCAAAAAACCGCTGTAAGCTCCACTCCTTCAACCTGGCATTCAATGAACTCGGCTTGGGTCATTACTTCATTGCTCCCCGGGCTTACAACCCCAGATACTGCCAAGGGGACTGCCCAAGGGTGCTCCACTATGGCTACCACTCGCCCAACCACGCCATCATCCAGACACTCATCAAAGAGCTGGGAGTAGGGGATGTCCCTCCACCGTCTTGCGTTCCCTACAAGTACATGCCCATGAGCGTATTGGTTGTCTACAAGAAGAAGGTGGACTACAGGGAGCTGGAGGACATGGTGGCTGAGTCTTGTACGTGTCGTTAAGGACTCGAGGCGGTGCCAAATGACTCAGTTGCTCAGCACTAACGCACTGACCCAGGAAGAGTTGAACAGGGCTTAGTGTGATTAGTTCAAGACTGAAAGCAGGAAGTTTCCAATCACTGTTAAAGCACTTTAAAGgcagtttctgtgtgtgtgtttacttcctttttttgtccggtgtcattttaaatctgatCTGTGCTTCACAACAGGGCTGAAGTGGAccgaaaaatatttttgtataaaagGAAAGCTCTGGATGACGTGGCACCACTGATGAAGGCCAGTTTCCTCTGTTATGCTATATTACCAAAGATAAAGTGGGATGGGGGATATTTTAATGGACAAGGCATCAGCCATGTTGGACGTATCTACTCAGGGGGTTGCAGGGTTACATTGTTGCTGTCgacaaactgaactttttgctgttttggatGTATTTATGAAAAGAATCTCCTGAAGAAAACTTTATGCTGCCACTGGGATGTCCCAGAGGACGCCAACTGAATATGATGAAGAGGTATGACGGTGTTGGATGTTAAAAGGACGGGAGGCGAGGGTGCAATTTTTATTATAAgtgaaaatgattaataaaataaaaagcatattttctaAAGCCTTATCTCTGTGTGTTgtccaaaaccaaaaatgtttcatttgtatGCTTTAAAAGCCCCCTTTCTTCTTGGAAATGTATGTCAGGATGTCCTTGCTGGGTCATCAATTTTATCCTAAAAGAATGACTCTCTGAGAAAATTAGAATCCTctctcaaatatttatttttttgttctttaataggTTCTTGGAGATAAGATGCTACGGCTCAATTGACTTGCAGTAATGTTGTTAAAAGTGCAGAACTGATGGCTCCCACTTGTTCCAGGTGACCAATTTTATTTCTGATCATCATTGGAGACATTGAAATATCTGCAatcaattctttaaaaaatgctttatacaattaaaaattactttactACTCACAGAgtgaaattttaaacttttaactcgTATTTTCTTCAGAGTTGTAGATGCTAACAGCTGTGGGCAGATGATCTCCAGTAATGCTATATTAGAATATTGGAGAAGCTTCTGACTGTTTTGTAACAATCATGAAGACGCTCAGTTGTctgtaattttgattattttctctttttttaaaaaatgttttttaaagtgactTTACCAACTTCCTGTAGGGCCTAGATGTGCAGTgctaaacaaaactttaaatttaatggGTTTTTTGTTTATCCAAACTGGAGAAGCTGGGGTAATGGCTTCGGTTTTATCAGACTAGTTCAGGCTGTTGgtgaattttaactttttttaaattgtatttcagGCAGTAATCGGAGTTGAGTCTAACAAGTTAAATTTAATTGCAGTCCAAAAGATGTGGCTGCTTAGAGAGCTATTTTTTCTGTCGGTacaaacattacataaatattttttaaataattttttgctcCAATTATCTTTGAGTATTCAAATCTGTTTAATCTGAAGCATGTAGGTGTGACctcttaataataaaaaaaaagcagaagtggaaaaaTTATATAAGGGACATATTTTGGACAAACCTGGAAGTGGGGGGAACAGGTCCTCCCAAAGGCTGGGTGGCTCATTGTTTTTCAAGCCAATGgggtaaaacatattaaacTATACCCAAAGAAAGCACTCTCTCGAAATAATCTTAAAACCCAACCATGTACaagaattaaaagtttattctgaGAGGAAACCAAAATACACCCCCAAAAATGAAGATGCAGTACCACAGTATACCCACCAGATGGTGCCCTTCTGTCAGAAAACTGCACAGGAACAAGCACGCAACATTTAGTTTCGGAGAAggcaaattaaatcaaaattacatACTTCAAATGACCCAGATATTCTCCAGAAAAGCTTAGGTTGTGTCTTGCGTGTCTGTTTTGTACAAGCTGATCTGTACATCTGTGGTTGGATCTTTCTGACCTCTGTATCAGGAAAAGCCTTTTAGGAATGACACGTAACATTCACATGTAGGGCAGAAAAGGTTAACTGGTTACAAATAGTCAAATACATCACATGTTTAGATCTAGAAAGGGAACATTCAGAAGATAACCCATTGACACAGCAATCGACATAAAGGAGAAGAGAGTAAACAGGAGAAAGAATGCTTTTTGCGGTTACGTTGGTCACACAAGATAGAAAGATGAATCATCTCAAATTACAGTCACTGATTTATTTGATGGGGATAAATTCAATATGCCTGGAAGCTGCAGCAAATTTTTCAACCTCACTActgcttttttccccaccaCAAGATCATAAATTTGATCTTTTAACTATCTTTTTTTCATATCAAGCAATACCCagcaataaaattattcataggCATAGGATATTGGTTTATGCTGCAGAAAATGTGCAGA
This window harbors:
- the bmp15 gene encoding bone morphogenetic protein 15, whose amino-acid sequence is MRATRAKHGFLRVCVLTCFIYLLCSTCTGVLTGRKMGSRQPAPRRSRRSHRGAHHRPLTDEQKADQNLQFMLSLYRSAAEPDGRPKQHRKFGSNTVRLLRPAASSVHYLPASGDLTYTFTVQYKVDTLPSEQLVRASFVHLRTSSTPSGTTQAVEPPLCRAQITSLGASSLVTLEPHQRWTETDITAHVSAHISQEKDQGEQRHLTLIAQYWCAEPADGDASPSWWWTPLWGRRGLSGEPQLEVPSLLLYLEEEREVKEWMGDLLGAEGENLMRRVGWWEQPTIRRRRSSKEAKDSSLDELKDALASSLSSSTSSPASIFSDISNFKRKTEVPKNRCKLHSFNLAFNELGLGHYFIAPRAYNPRYCQGDCPRVLHYGYHSPNHAIIQTLIKELGVGDVPPPSCVPYKYMPMSVLVVYKKKVDYRELEDMVAESCTCR